In one Oncorhynchus nerka isolate Pitt River linkage group LG7, Oner_Uvic_2.0, whole genome shotgun sequence genomic region, the following are encoded:
- the LOC115131511 gene encoding thioredoxin-interacting protein-like, whose translation MVVISKRVKTFEVIFSDPSKTFYCSGDKVAGKILVEVAEVTRVSAMKVLGVGCAKVEYAKGKQKCREENEYLRYEEVVQLDDQPADHDGSVILRPGNKYEYMFGFELPQQGQIVSSYKGKFGYVQYYVKAFMERPAQPALECKKHFEVEEPLDVNTPDLLSPTGGMKEKKVTCMFIPDGQVSLNAKIDRKGFCEGEDICICAKFENTCSRIVVPKAAIISKHTYQANGRTKVFRQKLSSVRGNHIISGMCDAWQGKTIRVPKIKPSMLGCNIIRVEYALMIYMHIPGSEKLILELPLVIGTAGLGSRTNSMSSTDGSVSNASASWVSLRMPSAPPSYCDVTRDCRLDQPLTPLLNDYDGDDSPIFMHASAFQFPNLPAYSEVDEEFSGNAHMLQVC comes from the exons ATGGTTGTTATATCAAAGAGAGTGAAGACCTTCGAGGTTATTTTCAGCGATCCTAGCAAGACTTTTTACTGCAGTGGAGACAAAGTAGCCGGGAAGATCCTGGTGGAAGTAGCTGAGGTGACGAGAGTCTCGGCTATGAAAGTGCTCGGAGTTGGATGCGCAAAAGTGGAATATGCCAAAGGAAAGCAGAAATGCCGAGAGGAGAATGAGTACTTGAGATACGAAGAGGTTGTTCAACTTGATGACCAGCCAGCTG ATCATGATGGCTCAGTTATCCTTAGACCTGGCAACAAGTATGAGTACATGTTTGGATTTGAGCTCCCCCAGCAAGG GCAGATTGTGTCTTCCTACAAGGGCAAGTTTGGCTATGTCCAATACTACGTCAAGGCCTTTATGGAGAGACCTGCTCAGCCTGCCCTGGAGTGCAAGAAACACTTTGAGGTGGAGGAGCCCCTGGATGTGAACACACCAGATCTGTTG TCCCCTACAGGTGGCATGAAGGAGAAGAAGGTCACCTGCATGTTCATTCCTGATGGCCAGGTATCCCTGAATGCCAAGATTGACCGCAAGGGGTTCTGTGAGGGTGAAGACATCTGCATCTGCGCCAAGTTTGAGAACACCTGCTCACGGATTGTGGTCCCCAAGGCGGCCATCATCTCCAAGCACACCTACCAGGCCAATGGCAGGACCAAGGTCTTCCGGCAGAAGCTCTCCTCTGTGCGCGGCAACCACATCATCTCCGGCATGTGCGACGCCTGGCAGGGAAAGACCATCCGGGTGCCCAAGATCAAGCCCTCTATGCTGGGCTGCAACATCATCCGTGTAGAGTACGCCCTCATG ATCTACATGCACATCCCAGGCAGCGAAAAGCTGATCCTGGAGCTGCCGCTGGTCATCGGCACAGCCGGCCTGGGAAGCCGCACCAACAGCATGAGCAGCACAGATGGCTCGGTCAGCAACGCCTCAGCCAGCTGGGTGTCCCTGCGCATGCCTTCTGCTCCCCCCAGCTACTGTGACGTCACCCGTGACTGCCGCCTGGACCAGCCCCTCACGCCCCTTCTGAATGACTACGATGGTGACGACAGCCCCATCTTCATGCACGCCTCTGCGTTCCAGTTCCCGAACCTGCCTGCCTACTCTGAG GTTGATGAGGAGTTCAGTGGCAACGCTCACATGCTGCAGGTCTGCTGA